The DNA window gtttaagatttaggatttagattatttagttttttaatttatatatgaaataatttcttatataattgtaaaagagataatattaaattgatatattaaaattatgattatagtttaaattatttataaataatttatatattaaaataatgattatagTGTTCTTGGTACatgactgattgttttttaatttatataatcgtAAGatagatagtattaattttaaaatattgaattaattatgattatagtttagggtatatggtttagggtttaaagtttaagagttactattttaaggtttatggattatgggtttaggaaTTATAGTTTATGGGTTAttgtttaagggttgggatttaaagtttaggggttaggggtttaggatttcagagttatattttatgatttatggtttaggggataagggtttagggtttagattaattagtattttttaatttatatatgaaataatttcttatataattgtgaaagatataatattaattttaatatattaaaattgtgattatagtttaaattatttaagagataatcgataaactttatatatattaaatggtttaggatttaaggtttatttgagatttgttaaatgaaaaaattttatacaatcaattaatgcttttatatttaaaaatttttaatctaaaccatttaatatacttaaatattagatttaaaataaataaataaataaataaaatcacttaattaataatttttaacaaataaaataaaaatttttaacaaagcaaaacgacatcgtttaCTTGAAAGAATTCATTTTTAACAAAGCAGTAAcggcgtttttttataaaaacgccacaaaattcaTTTTACTTGAAAGAATTCGCGCtgattttttcccaaaattcccccctaaaacccctaactttatcattcttcttctttcctctaGTACACGGGGCTTTGCACACGACGAACACCGTGAAACATCGACGGAGACGCTCCGCCATTAAATCCATGTTTGGCAAACATCGAGCTTCGATAATTTTCAAATCAAGGTCGCCATGCAAAAATACAACAGGATCCGAAGCATCTTCCCCCATTGAATCAAAtcgagaaataaagaaaaattattcAAAGACGGtcaatgagaaaaatgaagatgATAAATAGCAATGTAAAAGGTTGGCAAGGTAGGTTACAACAGcttgaaaataaaattgtttttgtttttagtaATTAATTAGTGTTCATATTGGTGTTGGCAATAACCGGAGAACAACAAAGTCACTGCCGTGTAGGGACGTTGTTTTCGAAACATTAGAATCCCAGTTTGTTTTCTCCGACTAAAGCCAACGTCCATAACCGAAGGCTGTAACAGGGAGCGAAATTCCAGAATTTTAcggttttgtttctttttggcTAATGTGGTTCTGTTTATCATTCTTTGCCTTTGCCGGCTACTCTCTCAATTCTTCTTTATCATTCTTGTTttgggttttcatttttttttctaaataactGACAGCTTCGATGCGCCATTTTTTTGAACTATTCTTTTTGCAGCGATTGGGTTTAATGTAGAGGCTCTACAATACAACAACATCAAGTTTCAAGTTTCAAGTACGGGAGCCATGAGTAGCTAGTTCTCTATTTCCTTACTTGGAGATTGTAGTTCTTAGAGgaaagaaagattgaaaaaaCTGTTTGATATTTGTTCAATTTTGACAATTTTGATAAACTGGTTTTCTTATGTTGTTAGATTAGGCTCTGGCTTTTAAGGTGGGTCTCTTTTGTATTAATTTGTTATCTATTCCTCGTACAAAATTTAGTTTTTTGAATTGTCATCCATTGTCTTGTGTAGTAACACGGATAGGGATGGAACTTGTGAGAGTTTGTCTTGAAGAAAAGAATGATGATATTTCATCAGTTCCACCAGGTTTCGAGCCTCGTGCATTGTTTACCTTAAAGAGTGAGGCACATGATACTAAAAGACATGAGCGTGATAATTTGATCTGTTGTTCAGCCTCTACTAGAGCCATTCTAGTTGAAAAGGGAACTGGGTTGGCCAATGATGAAAGTTCAAAGATTACAAGGTCAATGTCTATGAGGCGTCGACCTTGGATAAACTATGGTCAATATGGTAACAGTTCAGAAGATGAACCCGATCATGGAAAGCTCAATCAAGTTAGTTTCTTCTTTCCTTGTTAAGTTGTTTGTTTTATCATTGTATAGCTGCAGCAtcttaaatgcatgaaatgacTTAGAAGTCCCTTATAGTTAAGGTTTTTTTGGTA is part of the Gossypium hirsutum isolate 1008001.06 chromosome D11, Gossypium_hirsutum_v2.1, whole genome shotgun sequence genome and encodes:
- the LOC107912648 gene encoding putative lysine-specific demethylase JMJ16 isoform X2; amino-acid sequence: MRKMKMINSNVKAIGFNVEALQYNNIKFQVSITRIGMELVRVCLEEKNDDISSVPPGFEPRALFTLKSEAHDTKRHERDNLICCSASTRAILVEKGTGLANDESSKITRSMSMRRRPWINYGQYGNSSEDEPDHGKLNQLNKRIGQASKVSDNEVEQVLKQVTVRWRPEEACRPDIEDVPVFYPTDEEFEDTLKYIASIRPRAEQYGICRIVPPSSKMNKECDTILVNEESYLWHHSACELQCL
- the LOC107912648 gene encoding putative lysine-specific demethylase JMJ16 isoform X3, which produces MRKMKMINSNVKGWQAIGFNVEALQYNNIKFQVSITRIGMELVRVCLEEKNDDISSVPPGFEPRALFTLKSEAHDTKRHERDNLICCSASTRAILVEKGTGLANDESSKITRSMSMRRRPWINYGQYGNSSEDEPDHGKLNQVTVRWRPEEACRPDIEDVPVFYPTDEEFEDTLKYIASIRPRAEQYGICRIVPPSSKMNKECDTILVNEESYLWHHSACELQCL
- the LOC107912648 gene encoding putative lysine-specific demethylase JMJ16 isoform X1; amino-acid sequence: MRKMKMINSNVKGWQAIGFNVEALQYNNIKFQVSITRIGMELVRVCLEEKNDDISSVPPGFEPRALFTLKSEAHDTKRHERDNLICCSASTRAILVEKGTGLANDESSKITRSMSMRRRPWINYGQYGNSSEDEPDHGKLNQLNKRIGQASKVSDNEVEQVLKQVTVRWRPEEACRPDIEDVPVFYPTDEEFEDTLKYIASIRPRAEQYGICRIVPPSSKMNKECDTILVNEESYLWHHSACELQCL
- the LOC107912648 gene encoding putative lysine-specific demethylase JMJ16 isoform X4, which codes for MRKMKMINSNVKGWQAIGFNVEALQYNNIKFQVSITRIGMELVRVCLEEKNDDISSVPPASTRAILVEKGTGLANDESSKITRSMSMRRRPWINYGQYGNSSEDEPDHGKLNQLNKRIGQASKVSDNEVEQVLKQVTVRWRPEEACRPDIEDVPVFYPTDEEFEDTLKYIASIRPRAEQYGICRIVPPSSKMNKECDTILVNEESYLWHHSACELQCL